Proteins co-encoded in one Malus sylvestris chromosome 7, drMalSylv7.2, whole genome shotgun sequence genomic window:
- the LOC126629985 gene encoding leucine carboxyl methyltransferase 1 homolog, giving the protein MDSRSNKEAVQATNDDASASKLSCVKKGYMKDDYVHLFVRRPVRRSPIINRGYFARWAALRKLLNQFLDTEGNACEKGHLKKQILSLGAGFDTTYFQLQDEGKAPHLYVELDFKEVTSKKATLIETCSHLRDKISATASISRESGEVLSDHYKLLPVDLRDIPKLDDVITLAGMDPSLPTFIIAECVLIYLDPDSSRSIVRWTSKTFSTAIFFLYEQIHPDDAFGQQMIRNLESRGCSLLGIHDTPTLQAKENLFVEQGWQRAVAWDMLKVYSDFVEAQERRRIERLELFDEFEEWHMMQEHYCVAYAINDALGLFGDFGFLNHRHQQPQPHVINPSSSASP; this is encoded by the exons ATGGATTCGCGCAGCAACAAAGAAGCAGTTCAAGCAACAAACGACGACGCTTCGGCCAGCAAACT GTCGTGCGTGAAGAAAGGGTACATGAAAGACGATTATGTCCATTTGTTTGTGAGAAGACCTGTCAGAAGATCTCCGATTATTAACCGCG GGTACTTTGCTCGTTGGGCTGCTCTGCGGAAGCTTCTGAATCAGTTTCTTGATACCGAAGGAAATGCATGTGAAAAGGGTCATTTGAAGAAGCAGATATTATCACTTGGAGCTGGCTTTGATACAACATATTTTCAGCTGCAG GATGAGGGGAAGGCACCACATTTGTATGTTGAGCTGGATTTTAAGGAG GTAACTAGTAAGAAGGCCACACTTATTGAAACGTGCAGTCATTTGAGGGACAAAATTAGTGCTACAGCATCAATCTCTCGAG AGAGTGGAGAAGTGCTCAGTGACCACTACAAGCTGCTTCCTGTTGATTTGCGTGACATACCAAAATTAGACGATGTTATAACTTTAGCTGGTATGGATCCAAG CCTTCCAACTTTTATAATTGCAGAATGTGTTTTGATATACCTGGATCCAGATTCAAGTCGTTCCATAGTTAGATGgacatcaaaaacattttcaacgGCGATATTTTTCTTGTATGAGCAGATTCATCCAGATGATGCTTTTGGGCAGCAGATGATCCGAAATTTGGAG AGTCGAGGCTGTTCACTCTTGGGCATACATGATACACCAACATTACAGGCAAAGGAAAACCTTTTTGTTGAACAAGGATGGCAG AGGGCTGTTGCCTGGGACATGCTTAAAGTATACAGTGATTTTGTTGAAGCTCAAGAAAGACGCAG GATTGAACGATTGGAAttgtttgatgaatttgaagaaTGGCATATGATGCAG GAGCACTACTGCGTGGCTTATGCAATCAATGATGCACTG GGTCTGTTTGGTGACTTCGGTTTTCTTAACCACCGCCACCAGCAGCCGCAGCCACACGTGATCAACCCCTCCTCATCAGCATCACCATGA
- the LOC126628538 gene encoding nitrate regulatory gene2 protein-like isoform X1 — MGCTASKLDNEDTVRRCKERRRLMKDAVYARHHLAAAHADYCRSLRLTGSALVSFAAFEPLSISHQTPAVFLHQVPPPTTNHIPPRAPSPAPSSLHPPPPPPPLSPTINSSNLPHILSSSSAHSSRQHRRRRQPPPKLPHILSESSLPSSPGSQKSNFSNPFGFPSAFQAESNYSRTPSQASSMWNWENFYPPSPPDSEFFEQRQKSQTQSHQHQKSPHHVDPEHSDENDSETEAIEPEPLETETERSEYDFFLNHRNPKAQNAHHQNRHEYAQSEKYAPSQKYAHSEKYAQSEKYAPSQKYAHSEKYAQSEREEVQCSEWDDHDHYSTTSSSDEGDDERESRSEMGTRSTFEPESVRAESVAGSGRVPVAQAMPRYAPSTSKSERSEGSEGGSTYRSSEISNMKMVVRHKDLKEIVEAIKENFDRAATAGDQVSEMLETSRAQLDRSFRQLKKTVYHSSSVLSSLSSTWSSKPPLAVKYRLDAGSLNSEPGGSKSLCSTFERLLAWEKKLYEEVKAREGVKIEHEKKLSALQHQEYKGEDETKVDKTKASIKRLQSLIIVTSQAVSTTSTAIIDLRDSDLVPQLVELCHGFMYMWRSMHQYHEVQNDIVQQVRGLVNRSAKGDSTSELHRQATRDLESAVSAWHSSFCRLIKFKRDFIRSVHGWFKLTLLPVNNDMTFNVHNESSDVYSFCDEWKLALERVPDTVASEAINSFINVVHVISVKQSEELKIKKRTETASKELEKKASSLRNIEKKFYHSYSMVGIGLPDSGPENGQVLDARDPLAEKKSELTTCQRRVEDEMMRHTKAVEVTRAMTLNNLQTGLPGVFQALTSFAGLFTEALESVCTRSYAIK; from the exons ATGGGGTGTACGGCGTCGAAATTGGACAACGAGGACACTGTGAGGCGGTGCAAGGAGCGGCGCCGCCTCATGAAAGACGCCGTCTACGCTCGCCACCACTTGGCCGCTGCCCACGCCGACTACTGCCGTTCCCTCCGTCTTACCGGCTCTGCCCTCGTCTCCTTCGCCGCCTTCGAGCCTCTCTCTATCTCCCACCAAACCCCTGCCGTCTTCCTCCACCAAGTCCCCCCTCCCACCACCAACCACATCCCTCCACGTGCCCCCTCCCCTGCTCCCTCCTCCCTCCACCCGCCACCACCTCCTCCGCCTCTCTCTCCCACCATCAACAGCTCCAACCTCCCCCACATCctttcctcctcctccgcccACTCCTCTCGCCAACATCGCCGCCGCCGCCAGCCGCCGCCGAAGCTTCCTCACATACTGTCGGAATCGAgtcttccttcttcccctggaaGTCAGAAGTCGAATTTCAGCAACCCTTTTGGGTTTCCGTCGGCTTTCCAGGCGGAGTCGAACTACTCAAGGACGCCGTCGCAGGCCTCCTCCATGTGGAACTGGGAAAATTTCTACCCTCCATCGCCGCCGGACTCTGAGTTCTTCGAGCAACGCCAAAAGAGCCAAACGCAATCCCATCAGCACCAAAAATCGCCCCACCACGTCGACCCGGAACATTCCGACGAGAACGATTCAGAGACGGAGGCGATAGAGCCGGAGCCGCTCGAGACCGAAACCGAAAGATCGGAGTACGATTTCTTCCTCAACCATCGAAACCCAAAAGCCCAGAATGCCCATCATCAAAATAGGCACGAGTACGCTCAGTCGGAGAAGTACGCGCCGTCGCAGAAGTACGCCCATTCCGAGAAATACGCTCAGTCGGAGAAGTACGCGCCGTCGCAGAAGTACGCCCATTCCGAGAAATACGCTCAATCGGAGAGGGAGGAGGTGCAGTGCAGTGAGTGGGACGACCACGACCACTACAGCACGACGAGCTCCTCTGACGAAGGGGACGACGAGAGGGAGTCGAGATCCGAGATGGGTACCCGGTCGACTTTCGAGCCGGAATCGGTACGGGCCGAGTCGGTGGCCGGTTCGGGCCGGGTTCCGGTGGCTCAGGCGATGCCGCGGTATGCACCAAGCACGAGCAAGTCGGAGAGGTCGGAGGGGTCGGAGGGCGGGAGCACTTACCGGAGCAGTGAGATCTCCAATATGAAGATGGTGGTGAGGCACAAGGATTTGAAGGAGATTGTGGAGGCGATTAAGGAGAATTTCGACAGGGCCGCAACCGCCGGCGACCAAGTTTCCGAGATGCTCGAGACCAGCCGGGCCCAGCTCGACCGGAGCTTCCGACAGCTAAAGA AGACAGTGTACCACTCCAGTAGTGTGCTGAGCAGTTTGAGCTCTACTTGGAGTTCAAAACCGCCGCTGGCGGTCAAGTACCGCCTGGATGCTGGCTCGCTCAACAGCGAGCCCGGCGGTTCAAAGAGCCTCTGCTCCACCTTCGAACGGCTCTTGGCCTGGGAGAAGAAGCTCTATGAGGAAGTCAAG GCCAGAGAAGGTGTCAAGATTGAGCACGAGAAGAAGCTGTCCGCACTGCAACATCAAGAGTACAAGGGGGAGGACGAAACCAAAGTAGACAAGACCAAGGCGTCGATAAAGAGGCTGCAATCACTAATCATTGTCACATCTCAGGCCGTCTCTACCACCTCCACCGCCATCATTGATCTTAGAGACTCCGATCTCGTGCCTCAACTTGTTGAACTGTGCCACGG GTTCATGTACATGTGGAGATCAATGCACCAGTACCATGAAGTCCAGAACGACATTGTACAACAGGTCAGGGGACTTGTGAACCGATCAGCGAAGGGTGACTCAACTTCGGAACTACATCGGCAGGCAACACGTGACCTTGAATCAGCTGTCTCTGCCTGGCACTCCAGTTTCTGCCGTTTAATAAAGTTCAAACGGGACTTTATCCGGTCTGTTCATGGTTGGTTCAAGCTCACCCTTCTTCCTGTAAACAACGACATGACTTTCAATGTGCACAATGAATCTTCTGATGTATATTCCTTCTGTGATGAGTGGAAGCTTGCACTTGAGCGCGTCCCTGACACAGTAGCTTCTGAGGCTATCAATAGCTTTATCAATGTTGTCCACGTAATCTCTGTGAAACAGAGTGAAGAGCTCAAGATCAAAAAACGCACTGAAACTGCGTCAAAGGAGCTTGAGAAAAAGGCTTCTTCTCTCCGAAACATTGAAAAGAAATTCTACCACTCCTACTCCATGGTTGGTATTGGGCTTCCTGACTCGGGGCCTGAAAATGGGCAGGTTTTGGATGCGCGAGATCCTCTTGCTGAGAAGAAATCTGAACTTACAACCTGCCAGAGGCGGGTTGAAGATGAGATGATGAGGCATACAAAGGCGGTGGAGGTGACAAGAGCCATGACTCTAAACAATCTTCAAACAGGCTTGCCAGGAGTATTTCAGGCACTGACCAGCTTTGCTGGCCTATTCACGGAGGCACTTGAGTCGGTTTGTACACGTTCCTACGCCATCAAATAG
- the LOC126628538 gene encoding nitrate regulatory gene2 protein-like isoform X2: protein MGCTASKLDNEDTVRRCKERRRLMKDAVYARHHLAAAHADYCRSLRLTGSALVSFAAFEPLSISHQTPAVFLHQVPPPTTNHIPPRAPSPAPSSLHPPPPPPPLSPTINSSNLPHILSSSSAHSSRQHRRRRQPPPKLPHILSESSLPSSPGSQKSNFSNPFGFPSAFQAESNYSRTPSQASSMWNWENFYPPSPPDSEFFEQRQKSQTQSHQHQKSPHHVDPEHSDENDSETEAIEPEPLETETERSEYDFFLNHRNPKAQNAHHQNRHEYAQSEKYAPSQKYAHSEKYAQSEKEEVQCSEWDDHDHYSTTSSSDEGDDERESRSEMGTRSTFEPESVRAESVAGSGRVPVAQAMPRYAPSTSKSERSEGSEGGSTYRSSEISNMKMVVRHKDLKEIVEAIKENFDRAATAGDQVSEMLETSRAQLDRSFRQLKKTVYHSSSVLSSLSSTWSSKPPLAVKYRLDAGSLNSEPGGSKSLCSTFERLLAWEKKLYEEVKAREGVKIEHEKKLSALQHQEYKGEDETKVDKTKASIKRLQSLIIVTSQAVSTTSTAIIDLRDSDLVPQLVELCHGFMYMWRSMHQYHEVQNDIVQQVRGLVNRSAKGDSTSELHRQATRDLESAVSAWHSSFCRLIKFKRDFIRSVHGWFKLTLLPVNNDMTFNVHNESSDVYSFCDEWKLALERVPDTVASEAINSFINVVHVISVKQSEELKIKKRTETASKELEKKASSLRNIEKKFYHSYSMVGIGLPDSGPENGQVLDARDPLAEKKSELTTCQRRVEDEMMRHTKAVEVTRAMTLNNLQTGLPGVFQALTSFAGLFTEALESVCTRSYAIK from the exons ATGGGGTGTACGGCGTCGAAATTGGACAACGAGGACACTGTGAGGCGGTGCAAGGAGCGGCGCCGCCTCATGAAAGACGCCGTCTACGCTCGCCACCACTTGGCCGCTGCCCACGCCGACTACTGCCGTTCCCTCCGTCTTACCGGCTCTGCCCTCGTCTCCTTCGCCGCCTTCGAGCCTCTCTCTATCTCCCACCAAACCCCTGCCGTCTTCCTCCACCAAGTCCCCCCTCCCACCACCAACCACATCCCTCCACGTGCCCCCTCCCCTGCTCCCTCCTCCCTCCACCCGCCACCACCTCCTCCGCCTCTCTCTCCCACCATCAACAGCTCCAACCTCCCCCACATCctttcctcctcctccgcccACTCCTCTCGCCAACATCGCCGCCGCCGCCAGCCGCCGCCGAAGCTTCCTCACATACTGTCGGAATCGAgtcttccttcttcccctggaaGTCAGAAGTCGAATTTCAGCAACCCTTTTGGGTTTCCGTCGGCTTTCCAGGCGGAGTCGAACTACTCAAGGACGCCGTCGCAGGCCTCCTCCATGTGGAACTGGGAAAATTTCTACCCTCCATCGCCGCCGGACTCTGAGTTCTTCGAGCAACGCCAAAAGAGCCAAACGCAATCCCATCAGCACCAAAAATCGCCCCACCACGTCGACCCGGAACATTCCGACGAGAACGATTCAGAGACGGAGGCGATAGAGCCGGAGCCGCTCGAGACCGAAACCGAAAGATCGGAGTACGATTTCTTCCTCAACCATCGAAACCCAAAAGCCCAGAATGCCCATCATCAAAATAGGCACGAGTACGCTCAGTCGGAGAAGTACGCGCCGTCGCAGAAGTACGCCCATTCCGAGAAATACGCTCAGTCGGAGAA GGAGGAGGTGCAGTGCAGTGAGTGGGACGACCACGACCACTACAGCACGACGAGCTCCTCTGACGAAGGGGACGACGAGAGGGAGTCGAGATCCGAGATGGGTACCCGGTCGACTTTCGAGCCGGAATCGGTACGGGCCGAGTCGGTGGCCGGTTCGGGCCGGGTTCCGGTGGCTCAGGCGATGCCGCGGTATGCACCAAGCACGAGCAAGTCGGAGAGGTCGGAGGGGTCGGAGGGCGGGAGCACTTACCGGAGCAGTGAGATCTCCAATATGAAGATGGTGGTGAGGCACAAGGATTTGAAGGAGATTGTGGAGGCGATTAAGGAGAATTTCGACAGGGCCGCAACCGCCGGCGACCAAGTTTCCGAGATGCTCGAGACCAGCCGGGCCCAGCTCGACCGGAGCTTCCGACAGCTAAAGA AGACAGTGTACCACTCCAGTAGTGTGCTGAGCAGTTTGAGCTCTACTTGGAGTTCAAAACCGCCGCTGGCGGTCAAGTACCGCCTGGATGCTGGCTCGCTCAACAGCGAGCCCGGCGGTTCAAAGAGCCTCTGCTCCACCTTCGAACGGCTCTTGGCCTGGGAGAAGAAGCTCTATGAGGAAGTCAAG GCCAGAGAAGGTGTCAAGATTGAGCACGAGAAGAAGCTGTCCGCACTGCAACATCAAGAGTACAAGGGGGAGGACGAAACCAAAGTAGACAAGACCAAGGCGTCGATAAAGAGGCTGCAATCACTAATCATTGTCACATCTCAGGCCGTCTCTACCACCTCCACCGCCATCATTGATCTTAGAGACTCCGATCTCGTGCCTCAACTTGTTGAACTGTGCCACGG GTTCATGTACATGTGGAGATCAATGCACCAGTACCATGAAGTCCAGAACGACATTGTACAACAGGTCAGGGGACTTGTGAACCGATCAGCGAAGGGTGACTCAACTTCGGAACTACATCGGCAGGCAACACGTGACCTTGAATCAGCTGTCTCTGCCTGGCACTCCAGTTTCTGCCGTTTAATAAAGTTCAAACGGGACTTTATCCGGTCTGTTCATGGTTGGTTCAAGCTCACCCTTCTTCCTGTAAACAACGACATGACTTTCAATGTGCACAATGAATCTTCTGATGTATATTCCTTCTGTGATGAGTGGAAGCTTGCACTTGAGCGCGTCCCTGACACAGTAGCTTCTGAGGCTATCAATAGCTTTATCAATGTTGTCCACGTAATCTCTGTGAAACAGAGTGAAGAGCTCAAGATCAAAAAACGCACTGAAACTGCGTCAAAGGAGCTTGAGAAAAAGGCTTCTTCTCTCCGAAACATTGAAAAGAAATTCTACCACTCCTACTCCATGGTTGGTATTGGGCTTCCTGACTCGGGGCCTGAAAATGGGCAGGTTTTGGATGCGCGAGATCCTCTTGCTGAGAAGAAATCTGAACTTACAACCTGCCAGAGGCGGGTTGAAGATGAGATGATGAGGCATACAAAGGCGGTGGAGGTGACAAGAGCCATGACTCTAAACAATCTTCAAACAGGCTTGCCAGGAGTATTTCAGGCACTGACCAGCTTTGCTGGCCTATTCACGGAGGCACTTGAGTCGGTTTGTACACGTTCCTACGCCATCAAATAG
- the LOC126628539 gene encoding uncharacterized protein LOC126628539, with amino-acid sequence MNFATSICSRLGLKNIVTNAPVYSSASDLTAEGLSLTFRRWATKKSAGSTKNGRDSNPKFLGVKKFGGERVIPGNIIVRQRGTRFHPGNYVGLGKDHTLFALKEGSVKFEHHKLSGRKWVHIVPKEGHVLHPVYANGATAPSTA; translated from the exons ATGAATTTTGCAACATCAATATGCAGTAGGTTGGGTCTGAAGAACATTGTTACGAATGCTCCCGTATACAGCAGTGCTTCTG ATCTCACGGCAGAAGGATTGAGTTTGACCTTTAGGCGCTGGGCTACTAAAAAATCCGCTGGATCCACCAAAAATGGTCGAGATTCAAATCCCAAATTTCTTGGAGTGAAGAAATTTGGCGGAGAG AGAGTGATACCTGGAAACATCATAGTTCGCCAAAGAGGCACCCGTTTTCATCCTGGAAATTATGTTGGTTTAGGGAAGGATCACACCCTTTTTGCTCTGAAAGAAGGCTCTGTTAAGTTTGAACACCACAAGCTCAGCGGACGCAAGTGGGTGCATATTGTGCCAAAGGAAGGTCACGTGCTTCACCCCGTCTATGCAAATGGTGCGACTGCGCCATCGACAGCGTAG